A genome region from Anopheles stephensi strain Indian chromosome 2, UCI_ANSTEP_V1.0, whole genome shotgun sequence includes the following:
- the LOC118506143 gene encoding uncharacterized protein LOC118506143 isoform X2 codes for MYGHGNGGGGITNLNDDDVEEAIHQSFARPKRQTHLKPAADRISCDSGISLEDPALITPVNPANPPAPVRRPKGGNGATSHVRRLTQLFENLSHDELRHEQERQEQCTMSTGAVGSSRAHWDLQQVTEEPTTPEVTEAGGNAAPPTPPAVVLPSVESVEVVRGTVESENCPASDVSNDAEIAQDALAPLPVMARSRMPNLEASAEDRVMARSVRMSGGARAVSGVGKKRLSRRRRTTQPMGEESGGGVVGGPRVLSYTSEQGDKLDSGGGGGEQQYYDYIDDDDEFDTSDEEEDEETESGKPERKGSEGEFGEGAAPEISEALNMHVPVIDRGTPHYEEHDEFSSSSFDSDSEDGEPFAVRPDSNSSLKTARVTSILQELLANEANYVQTLARGIENYVSIMTGKDMPPALRGQKYHIFGNIEKIHNLHQNQFLPMLESNRASIAGIAETFIWFLENDKFYCYIMFALNRPKSERICNRNLDYFQRRQQEVDDKLGLNSFLLQPIQRLPRYKLLLAEINKEILKQMEDTLLDSVKDEIGILCKAEKRLERFIDIVNEAMSINDIQECYEINLFSQGKFRKMFEVDVYDWDHRRRYPAKLFLFERSAIYTEKVKTHLEYRGRYDESEIGIHNENRNKVYLYARKRGIQEIEVTCGDMNEAQRLSTHVEKMMREFAVNERDRINTLVRPRIPSVMTINRRSVASMMSNNSAASSMRESYESTSQTTWSTDKPCAQFATMQKNFCRILAANRRYYFNELPDELASRLADFMRVYDRILHFHAKRLYEDLSRPDTGIDEVCEMFIGYLKDGALDVHHEYIRLFKPAAEILKNVHKAARSSITDSMVAPTMDEFTFLCVQHWNKLEHFFQALVVQISEQMNSGCMEHQDLFRKLAYVEVQVASFRKLLFQNYRLFNMDEKISPGKLGLVLYSDRVRYDNETISSHRVLLCERAVVCVKFHFVREFGRQTEKYTGFAFIDRFGRDGKMPNVRVSKKSEVRLNVMQNEAKHPIDFGNAANRDKFYGQYCAVHAKHS; via the exons ATGTACGGCCAtggtaatggtggtggtggcatcaCGAACctcaacgacgacgacgttgaGGAGGCGATCCATCAGTCATTCGCCCGGCCGAAGAGGCAGACGCACTTGAAACCTGCTGCCGATCGCATTTCGTGTGACAGCGGTATCTCGCTGGAGGACCCTGCGCTGATCACCCCCGTCAACCCCGCCAATCCACCCGCCCCGGTCCGTCGTCCGAAGGGTGGTAATGGTGCGACGTCGCACGTCCGACGGCTAACGCAACTGTTCGAGAACCTGTCGCACGACGAACTGCGCCACGAACAGGAACGTCAGGAGCAGTGCACAATGTCCACGGGCGCGGTAGGATCGTCACGGGCGCACTGGGACCTGCAGCAGGTAACCGAGGAACCAACCACACCGGAAGTGACCGAAGCAGGGGGTAACGCTGCGCCCCCCACACCTCCAGCAGTAGTGCTACCGAGCGTGGAAAGTGTTGAAGTTGTGCGCGGCACGGTGGAAAGTGAAAATTGCCCCGCGAGTGACGTTTCGAACGATGCGGAAATTGCACAAGACGCATTAGCTCCGCTGCCAGTGATGGCGCGCTCGCGGATGCCCAATTTGGAGGCCAGTGCGGAAGATCGTGTTATGGCGCGGAGCGTGCGGATGAGTGGTGGCGCGCGTGCGGTCAGTGGGGTGGGCAAGAAAAGGCTTAGTCGACGTCGGCGAACGACGCAACCGATGGGGGAGgaaagtggtggtggtgttgttggtggaCCCCGAGTGCTCAGCTACACCAGCGAGCAGGGTGATAAGCTGgatagtggtggtggtggtggtgaacagCAGTACTACGACTAcatcgacgatgacgatgagttCGATACcagcgacgaggaggaggacgaggagacGGAGAGCGGAAAACCCGAGCGGAAGGGAAG TGAGGGCGAATTTGGCGAAGGAGCAGCGCCAGAGATTTCCGAAGCGCTCAACATGCACGTACCGGTGATCGATCGCGGTACGCCACACTACGAAGAGCACGACGAGTTTAGCAGCAGCTCGTTCGACAGTGACTCGGAAGATGGGGAACCGTTTGCGGTGCGACCCGACTCGAACAGTTCCCTCAAGACGGC TCGCGTAACAAGCATTCTACAGGAGCTGTTAGCTAACGAGGCAAACTACGTACAAACCCTTGCGCGCGGTATCGAGAACTACGTCAGCATTATGACCGGGAAGGATATGCCACCGGCGCTCCGTGGGCAAAAGTATCACATCTTCGGCAACATCGAGAAGATCCACAACCTGCACCAGAACCAGTTCCTGCCGATGCTGGAGAGCAATCGGGCGAGCATTGCCGGAATAGCGGAAACGTTCATCTGGTTCCTGGAGAATGACAAGTTCTACTGCTACATCATGTTCGCGCTCAATCGTCCAAAGTCGGAGCGGATATGCAACCGGAACTTGGACTACTTCCAG CGCCGTCAGCAGGAAGTGGACGATAAGCTCGGCCTGAACAGCTTCCTGCTGCAGCCGATCCAACGACTGCCCCGCTACAAACTGCTGCTGGCCGAGATTAACAAGGAGATCCTGAAGCAGATGGAGGACACGCTACTCGATTCGGTCAAGGACGAGATCGGCATCCTCTGCAAGGCGGAAAAGCGTCTCGAACGCTTCATCGACATCGTAAAcgaggcgatgagcatcaacGACATCCAAGAGTGCTACGAG ATTAACCTGTTCAGCCAGGGCAAGTTCCGGAAGATGTTCGAGGTGGACGTTTACGACTGGGATCACCGAAGGCGCTACCCGGCGAAGCTGTTCCTGTTCGAGCGAAGCGCCATCTACACGGAAAAGGTAAAAACCCACCTCGAGTACCGGGGCCGGTACGATGAGTCGGAAATCGGTATCCACAACGAAAACCGCAACAAGGTGTACCTTTACGCGAGGAAGCGCGGCATCCAGGAGATTGAGGTGACCTGCGGTGACATGAACGAGGCGCAGCGTTTGTCCACGCACGTGGAGAAGATGATGCGCGAGTTTGCGGTGAACGAGCGCGATCGGATCAATACGCTGGTGCGGCCCCGGATACCGAGCGTGATGACGATTAACCGGCGCAGCGTCGCTAGCATGATGTCCAACAACAGTGCTGCCAGTAGTATGC gagAAAGTTACGAATCCACCTCACAGACCACCTG GAGCACCGATAAACCGTGCGCACAGTTTGCTACCATGCAGAAGAACTTTTGCAGAATACTGGCCGCCAACCGGCGGTACTACTTCAACGAGCTGCCGGACGAGCTGGCATCACGGTTAGCTGACTTTATGCGCGTCTATGATCGGATCCTGCATTTCCATGCCAAACGGTTGTACGAGGACCTGTCGCGGCCGGATACGGGTATCGACGAGGTGTGTGAGATGTTCATCGGGTACTTGAAG GATGGAGCGCTCGATGTACACCATGAGTACATTCGTCTGTTCAAACCGGCGGCGGAAATTCTTAAAAATGTCCACAAAGCAGCG CGGTCCAGTATCACCGACAGCATGGTCGCACCGACGATGGATGAGTTTACCTTTCTGTGCGTACAGCACTGGAACAAGCTCGAACACTTCTTCCAGGCGCTGGTCGTCCAGATCTCCGAGCAGATGAACTCGGGCTGCATGGAACATCAGGATCTGTTCCGTAAGCTGGCCTACGTCGAGGTACAGGTGGCCAGCTTTCGTAAGCTGCTGTTCCAAAACTATCGACTGTTTAACATGGACGAGAAGATATCGCCCGGCAAGCTGGGTTTGGTGCTGTACTCGGATCGCGTGCGGTACGATAACGAAACGATCAGCTCCCATCGGGTACTGCTCTGTGAGCGAGCGGTCGTGTGCGTTAAATTCCATTTCGTGCGG GAATTTGGACGCCAAACGGAAAAGTATACCGGATTCGCGTTTATCGATCGGTTTGGACGCGACGGGAAGATGCCGAACGTACGCGTCAGCAAGAAGTCCGAGGTACGGCTGAACGTGATGCAGAACGAGGCGAAACATCCGATCGACTTCGGCAACGCGGCCAACCGGGACAAGTTCTACGGGCAGTACTGTGCGGTACACGCTAAACACTCGTAG
- the LOC118506143 gene encoding uncharacterized protein LOC118506143 isoform X1, translated as MYGHGNGGGGITNLNDDDVEEAIHQSFARPKRQTHLKPAADRISCDSGISLEDPALITPVNPANPPAPVRRPKGGNGATSHVRRLTQLFENLSHDELRHEQERQEQCTMSTGAVGSSRAHWDLQQVTEEPTTPEVTEAGGNAAPPTPPAVVLPSVESVEVVRGTVESENCPASDVSNDAEIAQDALAPLPVMARSRMPNLEASAEDRVMARSVRMSGGARAVSGVGKKRLSRRRRTTQPMGEESGGGVVGGPRVLSYTSEQGDKLDSGGGGGEQQYYDYIDDDDEFDTSDEEEDEETESGKPERKGSEGEFGEGAAPEISEALNMHVPVIDRGTPHYEEHDEFSSSSFDSDSEDGEPFAVRPDSNSSLKTARVTSILQELLANEANYVQTLARGIENYVSIMTGKDMPPALRGQKYHIFGNIEKIHNLHQNQFLPMLESNRASIAGIAETFIWFLENDKFYCYIMFALNRPKSERICNRNLDYFQRRQQEVDDKLGLNSFLLQPIQRLPRYKLLLAEINKEILKQMEDTLLDSVKDEIGILCKAEKRLERFIDIVNEAMSINDIQECYEGPNSVRQELMNQCLAISDLFSSPLHAPMVLILRPEQDHNPAKREPINLFSQGKFRKMFEVDVYDWDHRRRYPAKLFLFERSAIYTEKVKTHLEYRGRYDESEIGIHNENRNKVYLYARKRGIQEIEVTCGDMNEAQRLSTHVEKMMREFAVNERDRINTLVRPRIPSVMTINRRSVASMMSNNSAASSMRESYESTSQTTWSTDKPCAQFATMQKNFCRILAANRRYYFNELPDELASRLADFMRVYDRILHFHAKRLYEDLSRPDTGIDEVCEMFIGYLKDGALDVHHEYIRLFKPAAEILKNVHKAARSSITDSMVAPTMDEFTFLCVQHWNKLEHFFQALVVQISEQMNSGCMEHQDLFRKLAYVEVQVASFRKLLFQNYRLFNMDEKISPGKLGLVLYSDRVRYDNETISSHRVLLCERAVVCVKFHFVREFGRQTEKYTGFAFIDRFGRDGKMPNVRVSKKSEVRLNVMQNEAKHPIDFGNAANRDKFYGQYCAVHAKHS; from the exons ATGTACGGCCAtggtaatggtggtggtggcatcaCGAACctcaacgacgacgacgttgaGGAGGCGATCCATCAGTCATTCGCCCGGCCGAAGAGGCAGACGCACTTGAAACCTGCTGCCGATCGCATTTCGTGTGACAGCGGTATCTCGCTGGAGGACCCTGCGCTGATCACCCCCGTCAACCCCGCCAATCCACCCGCCCCGGTCCGTCGTCCGAAGGGTGGTAATGGTGCGACGTCGCACGTCCGACGGCTAACGCAACTGTTCGAGAACCTGTCGCACGACGAACTGCGCCACGAACAGGAACGTCAGGAGCAGTGCACAATGTCCACGGGCGCGGTAGGATCGTCACGGGCGCACTGGGACCTGCAGCAGGTAACCGAGGAACCAACCACACCGGAAGTGACCGAAGCAGGGGGTAACGCTGCGCCCCCCACACCTCCAGCAGTAGTGCTACCGAGCGTGGAAAGTGTTGAAGTTGTGCGCGGCACGGTGGAAAGTGAAAATTGCCCCGCGAGTGACGTTTCGAACGATGCGGAAATTGCACAAGACGCATTAGCTCCGCTGCCAGTGATGGCGCGCTCGCGGATGCCCAATTTGGAGGCCAGTGCGGAAGATCGTGTTATGGCGCGGAGCGTGCGGATGAGTGGTGGCGCGCGTGCGGTCAGTGGGGTGGGCAAGAAAAGGCTTAGTCGACGTCGGCGAACGACGCAACCGATGGGGGAGgaaagtggtggtggtgttgttggtggaCCCCGAGTGCTCAGCTACACCAGCGAGCAGGGTGATAAGCTGgatagtggtggtggtggtggtgaacagCAGTACTACGACTAcatcgacgatgacgatgagttCGATACcagcgacgaggaggaggacgaggagacGGAGAGCGGAAAACCCGAGCGGAAGGGAAG TGAGGGCGAATTTGGCGAAGGAGCAGCGCCAGAGATTTCCGAAGCGCTCAACATGCACGTACCGGTGATCGATCGCGGTACGCCACACTACGAAGAGCACGACGAGTTTAGCAGCAGCTCGTTCGACAGTGACTCGGAAGATGGGGAACCGTTTGCGGTGCGACCCGACTCGAACAGTTCCCTCAAGACGGC TCGCGTAACAAGCATTCTACAGGAGCTGTTAGCTAACGAGGCAAACTACGTACAAACCCTTGCGCGCGGTATCGAGAACTACGTCAGCATTATGACCGGGAAGGATATGCCACCGGCGCTCCGTGGGCAAAAGTATCACATCTTCGGCAACATCGAGAAGATCCACAACCTGCACCAGAACCAGTTCCTGCCGATGCTGGAGAGCAATCGGGCGAGCATTGCCGGAATAGCGGAAACGTTCATCTGGTTCCTGGAGAATGACAAGTTCTACTGCTACATCATGTTCGCGCTCAATCGTCCAAAGTCGGAGCGGATATGCAACCGGAACTTGGACTACTTCCAG CGCCGTCAGCAGGAAGTGGACGATAAGCTCGGCCTGAACAGCTTCCTGCTGCAGCCGATCCAACGACTGCCCCGCTACAAACTGCTGCTGGCCGAGATTAACAAGGAGATCCTGAAGCAGATGGAGGACACGCTACTCGATTCGGTCAAGGACGAGATCGGCATCCTCTGCAAGGCGGAAAAGCGTCTCGAACGCTTCATCGACATCGTAAAcgaggcgatgagcatcaacGACATCCAAGAGTGCTACGAG GGTCCCAACAGTGTGCGGCAGGAGCTCATGAACCAATGTCTTGCGATATCCGATCTCTTCAGCAGTCCGCTACATGCACCGATGGTGTTGATACTACGCCCCGAACAGGATCACAATCCGGCCAAACGAGAACCC ATTAACCTGTTCAGCCAGGGCAAGTTCCGGAAGATGTTCGAGGTGGACGTTTACGACTGGGATCACCGAAGGCGCTACCCGGCGAAGCTGTTCCTGTTCGAGCGAAGCGCCATCTACACGGAAAAGGTAAAAACCCACCTCGAGTACCGGGGCCGGTACGATGAGTCGGAAATCGGTATCCACAACGAAAACCGCAACAAGGTGTACCTTTACGCGAGGAAGCGCGGCATCCAGGAGATTGAGGTGACCTGCGGTGACATGAACGAGGCGCAGCGTTTGTCCACGCACGTGGAGAAGATGATGCGCGAGTTTGCGGTGAACGAGCGCGATCGGATCAATACGCTGGTGCGGCCCCGGATACCGAGCGTGATGACGATTAACCGGCGCAGCGTCGCTAGCATGATGTCCAACAACAGTGCTGCCAGTAGTATGC gagAAAGTTACGAATCCACCTCACAGACCACCTG GAGCACCGATAAACCGTGCGCACAGTTTGCTACCATGCAGAAGAACTTTTGCAGAATACTGGCCGCCAACCGGCGGTACTACTTCAACGAGCTGCCGGACGAGCTGGCATCACGGTTAGCTGACTTTATGCGCGTCTATGATCGGATCCTGCATTTCCATGCCAAACGGTTGTACGAGGACCTGTCGCGGCCGGATACGGGTATCGACGAGGTGTGTGAGATGTTCATCGGGTACTTGAAG GATGGAGCGCTCGATGTACACCATGAGTACATTCGTCTGTTCAAACCGGCGGCGGAAATTCTTAAAAATGTCCACAAAGCAGCG CGGTCCAGTATCACCGACAGCATGGTCGCACCGACGATGGATGAGTTTACCTTTCTGTGCGTACAGCACTGGAACAAGCTCGAACACTTCTTCCAGGCGCTGGTCGTCCAGATCTCCGAGCAGATGAACTCGGGCTGCATGGAACATCAGGATCTGTTCCGTAAGCTGGCCTACGTCGAGGTACAGGTGGCCAGCTTTCGTAAGCTGCTGTTCCAAAACTATCGACTGTTTAACATGGACGAGAAGATATCGCCCGGCAAGCTGGGTTTGGTGCTGTACTCGGATCGCGTGCGGTACGATAACGAAACGATCAGCTCCCATCGGGTACTGCTCTGTGAGCGAGCGGTCGTGTGCGTTAAATTCCATTTCGTGCGG GAATTTGGACGCCAAACGGAAAAGTATACCGGATTCGCGTTTATCGATCGGTTTGGACGCGACGGGAAGATGCCGAACGTACGCGTCAGCAAGAAGTCCGAGGTACGGCTGAACGTGATGCAGAACGAGGCGAAACATCCGATCGACTTCGGCAACGCGGCCAACCGGGACAAGTTCTACGGGCAGTACTGTGCGGTACACGCTAAACACTCGTAG